The region CCGCTGAGGATGTTGGGCGTCTTTGTCTGGGATCAGCTCATAGGCTTCTGGACTACGATTCGATCAGTTGTTGGGACGAGCAGGTAGTTCTGCACATCTTTGCCATTCATCTATCTCTTATGTGGCTTGCGGTATACTTTGAGACTGCTCTTTTGTTTCATTTAGCGCCTGTGTTGCATtgttatatatatatagatgcTGTTGTCGTACGGAGACCACCTTTGTATGTTACCATACAATTTCTTTTTTGTCTATGACCTGTTTTTGTGTGTTttgaaaaaaagaaacagatagAAATATGTGTATATTTTACCAACTCAAGGGACTCCATATAATACATTCCGAAGTTTCAGGATGACAGCCCGGTTAGTCGTAGGACTATTAGGGACCGAGTAAAGGTCATTCAAGAATAGCTTTAATACCCTGTAAAACATGCATACTTCGTCGGGGAAAGGTGGGAAGAATGATATATGTGGATAAATTAAATGAAGGAGAATATATTGAATACCTCGACCTATGTAAGGCTTGCTGCTCGCGACAGGTAAATGATAACCAAGATCTTACAAAAGCACGAAAATAGCTCACTTTCTACATGAATAATTATATCAATTAAATTCAAAATAAAATAGAATAAAGGAAGTAAAGGCACTAATAGGAGTACGAATGAGAAGCAAGCAAAAAAGGATATCACACCAGTGTATGTTATTGCAGTAAGTGGCACGGTAAATCAGATACAGATGGCATTTGAGGCCAAATAAATTCCATGTCCAACGTGAAAAAATAGGCTCAATTTTAGCGATAGAACCCTATTCTTCATTGGTAATACAGGATTTGTCTCCACGTTTCACCAAAACCTCCTCAAGCACACAGACTTTGACGACTGACAACGCTCATGCTCAGGTCTCTCAGACCACGGAATGATAAAGAACCCTTCGAGTCCATGCTTCATTCCATCGCCGTAATAATTGCCTCATTTTCTCTCGTTCCTGTCCTTTATTTGATTCTCTGCCTCCTGGTCGATTATATCTAGCGGCGGCTTCCACCGTGCATTCCAATCCTGTGCCTCATCCATCTTCAATAgtcaccatcatcctcatcaacgactTCTCTATTCGGACTTCAGACTTCCTTTAGTGGGCCAGACCAGAACTCAACTTCAAGGTCTcccttgtccttcttcaccagaagttctttgatctgctcatGCAGAGCCGCCCAATCACTTTTTTCTTGGCGAGATACCGTGATGACAAGTGTAGGATTGTTCTCCTCGACCGTCAGTCCAACATTAAATAGTGATGTTTTATGCCAGACTAATGCattactccaactcctgCTTCAATGGAGTATCTGAAAGTCAGAAAGGAAGGGTTCGTTTCAGGGGGGTCGAAGAGTATCGGGTTCCATGCCTGATTCGTGAAGGTGATTTCGGTGAAAATGCCGTTTATTCCCTTTCTTATCAAGAGAGATGCTACTTCGTCGCGAGCTGCGTCCATGGTAATTTTGGTGGTGGTCGAGGTGCGCGTGCAGAATACGGATCAGTTATATAGGTTAAGGAGAAGAGTGTTTCTGGTTTCGACGAGGCATAACCGCTTTTCGTGACGGTTTGGACAATAAGGCGGAAGTGGCTCGAGGGGGAAAGCTGTGGGCAtcaaggatattgaggatCTCTTCGCGTTGTAGTTCGAGTTTCTGGGTGACCTCCGGCGAGGCTGGCTTTGTGTCAAAGAGGAGGGGCCATCGGAGTGTTGAAGAGGTGTATGGATCTACCCGGTCAAGGTATTCTTCGATTGTCATCACGCCTTTGACATAATCAGAGTTCTTGCTGAGGCGTCTTGCCTTCAGAGAGAGGGGTTCTCCTCCGAGAGGAGGCGAGAGAGCCATATTAACAAGCTAGTGACTGTAACTAGTGTCAGTGAAGCTTGAGAGGTAAATTCGAAGAAGCGAATGCCTCATGAATCTGTCCTACGGGCCAGAATTTTGGCTAAGAGTCATCTGCATGGAATACAGTTTTACGTGGCGGACACAATACATTCTGGTACTGCCTAAACTAACCATGCAAAGCTATCGGAAGTTCAATCCGGACTCAATATTGGCTTCAAGTGATAACGGAGAAGAACACCGTGAAACAGATCAATGCCAGTCCGCCCGAATGATTTGAGACGCCAGCTCAGCAATCGCATAGACCGGCCCTGACATATGAGAGGTCGGTTGAGAGGGCAAAACACTCGAATCCACCACGCGCAAGCCGATAAGGCCGGGAATCTGGAAGTGGGAGTCAATGACTTTCCCCAGAGAGCACGTTCCACTGGGGTGGTGGAATGGCCATGCACTGGCAAACATTGCTTGAGTCAGATCCTCATCGCTCTGGACCTCCGGCCCTGGAAACAGCTCACCCTGCACGATTGGTGAGAGGATGTCTGAGGCCATTGCGCGGCGGAGCTGCTTGTATCCATACAACTCCAAGGCCAGATCTGCGTCGGTATTCCAGTAATTTGCAAAGATTAGCGGAGCATCACGATGGTCGGCGCTCGCTAGTCGAATGTACCCGTGACCCTCAGGCTGGATGAGACTAACGTAACCGGATATAACATTCTTATTCTGCGGATTAGGAGCCATGGCCGATGTCGTGTATTGGTAGAATAGGATAGGGCGATCCTTTGGAAGCTTCTTGTGGAAGGTGGCGTTGATACTGTCAAGAAAAGTATCAGAGGGCCGCTCGGTCACCCAACTTGAGGTTTGTGTCTGCGAGAGATAGCCCGTGCCGTTCGCATTGTATTCAGCCTCGGCCTCTGCGAGTAGAGTGGAGTTTGCTCGAAGCGTAAATGAGGTGGTGATGTTTTCTGGAATCTGTGCCATGACCACTGCGTTGTGATGATCATGTAGGTTGTTGCCGACTTCCGGAATGTCCCTGACGACAGCAATGCCGAGCTGCTCAAGATGTTCCCTGGGGCCGAGGCCAGAGAGCATCAGCAACTTGGGCGACCCAATGGCCCCAGCGCTGACGATAATCTCCCGCTGGGCCCAAATAGTATGGTTCGACCTATTTTCGCTCGAGACGTAGTTGACTGCCACCGCTCGCCTGTTTTGGATATGGATTTTGGTCACCTCTGAGCCCGTCAGTATCTTCACGTTGGATCGAGTGGCGAGTATTGGTCCGTAAGCTTCTTGCGCGGATGACCGTCGGCCAGTGCGGATATTGATAGTATGCGGTCCGCCTATTGTCTTGCCAATGGAACGTCCATCTGTCGGGTCAATAagaggtgctgaagaagcgacaGTTGCGGCCAGGGCATCTGCCCAAAACGGCTCGGTCCCAGTGTTCCTTCGCTCGTAACTCACCTTGAGAGGACCGTTTTCGTAGACCGTAGAGTTGGCGGCTATTTCGTACTCAATATCGGATGGGATGGTCAGACTGCTAGAGAGCCTGAACTgctggatgatcttgtcgaatCTCAACCCGTCGATTCCTGACTCTTCCGCCCACTGGTCATAGACGCTGGCAGCGCCACGGGAGTAGGACATGAAGTTGATGGACGTGCCGCCACCGAGAGCATGGCCCTGCGGGAAGCGCACGGGAATATTCCCCCGCCTTGGGTCTGGT is a window of Aspergillus nidulans FGSC A4 chromosome VI DNA encoding:
- a CDS encoding GMC family oxidoreductase (transcript_id=CADANIAT00010411), with protein sequence MRLFHLLVTTGISASLTCAANPKSSWSDYVIIGAGPAGYVLAARLSEDPRATVTLLEAGPDGGNDPNIYTPGFAGRLQNTQYSWNYTSQPDPRRGNIPVRFPQGHALGGGTSINFMSYSRGAASVYDQWAEESGIDGLRFDKIIQQFRLSSSLTIPSDIEYEIAANSTVYENGPLKVSYERRNTGTEPFWADALAATVASSAPLIDPTDGRSIGKTIGGPHTINIRTGRRSSAQEAYGPILATRSNVKILTGSEVTKIHIQNRRAVAVNYVSSENRSNHTIWAQREIIVSAGAIGSPKLLMLSGLGPREHLEQLGIAVVRDIPEVGNNLHDHHNAVVMAQIPENITTSFTLRANSTLLAEAEAEYNANGTGYLSQTQTSSWVTERPSDTFLDSINATFHKKLPKDRPILFYQYTTSAMAPNPQNKNVISGYVSLIQPEGHGYIRLASADHRDAPLIFANYWNTDADLALELYGYKQLRRAMASDILSPIVQGELFPGPEVQSDEDLTQAMFASAWPFHHPSGTCSLGKVIDSHFQIPGLIGLRVVDSSVLPSQPTSHMSGPLVNMALSPPLGGEPLSLKARRLSKNSDYVKGVMTIEEYLDRVDPYTSSTLRWPLLFDTKPASPEVTQKLELQREEILNILDAHSFPPRATSALLSKPSRKAVMPRRNQKHSSP